One window from the genome of Osmerus eperlanus chromosome 3, fOsmEpe2.1, whole genome shotgun sequence encodes:
- the maip1 gene encoding m-AAA protease-interacting protein 1, mitochondrial — protein MALPMLRGCYCSRPPSTLFRLFKPERVVLSWSKNTRRIPTVNVGVVSAVRTYSSDRGGLTPKQKVVVVNIPNPFKWIRTRIYYFLIRAYFDKEFRIEEFTDGAKQAFSHVSILLSQCQFEALESLVAPDLIGKLKEKCALLPPSHIQAISADPEEIMYTMPEDVGICYDDDGRKFVIILMRFWYLTSAELADDTMEGARIFQISAGEGDANAKRLLTANYEFQREFTKGVAPDWIITRIEHSRLLD, from the exons ATGGCGCTACCCATGTTGAGAGGTTGTTACTGTAGTAGGCCGCCTTCGACACTATTTCGTCTCTTCAAACCCGAGCGAGTTGTGTTGTCCTGGTCAAAAAATACCCGCCGGATACCCACAGTAAATGTCGGTGTTGTTTCCGCAGTGCGAACGTACAGCTCTGACCGAGGTGGACTTACTCCAAAACAGAAGGTTGTTGTGGTTAATATCCCCAACCCGTTTAAGTGGATACGCACCCGGATATACTACTTTTTGATTCGAGCATATTTTGATAAGGAATTTCGCATCGAAGAATTCACGGACGGAGCAAAGCAG GCATTCTCCCATGTCTCCATACTCCTGTCCCAGTGTCAGTTTGAGGCACTTGAAAGTCTGGTTGCTCCAGAT CTGATTGGGAAACTGAAGGAGAAatgtgcccttctccccccaagtCACATTCAAGCCATTTCTGCAGATCCTGAAGAGATCATGTATACGATGCCAGAGGATGTGGGGATCTgctatgatgatgatg GGCGAAAGTTTGTCATTATTCTGATGCGTTTCTGGTATCTGACCAGTGCTGAGCTGGCTGATGATACTATGGAAGGAGCACGCATATTCCAGATATCTGCTGGAGAAGGAGATGCAAATGCTAAACGACTACTCACTGCAAATTATGA GTTCCAAAGGGAGTTCACCAAGGGGGTGG